Proteins encoded by one window of Halosolutus amylolyticus:
- a CDS encoding DUF5790 family protein, producing the protein MSQATLGDDDELFGEAANEMREDVESSLAEAWDALPAADDVWETDADNVLGVLNGLNSALDAGDAEDHLRDAKKWFTMGQRADAFDDADDLEEEIGDLEDAITDISAAGEQVGDLTSTIPALRSTLEDAGPDAEEEEEEEEEEEEEEEEEEEEEEEEEEEEEEEEEEEEEE; encoded by the coding sequence ATGAGCCAAGCGACACTCGGCGACGACGACGAACTGTTCGGCGAAGCGGCCAACGAGATGCGCGAGGACGTCGAATCCTCGCTCGCGGAGGCCTGGGACGCACTGCCGGCGGCCGACGACGTCTGGGAGACCGACGCGGACAACGTCCTGGGTGTGCTCAACGGACTCAACTCCGCGCTGGACGCCGGCGACGCCGAGGACCACCTCCGGGACGCCAAGAAGTGGTTCACGATGGGCCAGCGTGCCGACGCCTTCGACGACGCCGACGACCTTGAGGAAGAGATCGGCGATCTCGAGGACGCCATCACGGACATCTCCGCGGCGGGCGAGCAGGTCGGCGACCTCACGTCGACGATTCCTGCACTCCGGAGTACGCTGGAGGACGCCGGACCCGACGCGGAAGAGGAGGAAGAGGAGGAAGAGGAGGAAGAGGAGGAAGAGGAGGAAGAGGAGGAAGAGGAGGAAGAGGAGGAAGAGGAGGAAGAGGAGGAAGAGGAAGAAGAGGAAGAAGAGTAA
- a CDS encoding creatininase family protein gives MDLSDATWTDVRDADTELAVVPVGSTEQHGPHAPLGTDVIGAEAVADAALDRTDREVVRAPAIPVGIAAEHRQFPGTMWVSEDTFRDYVGEAVESLAHHGLDRVVLVNGHGGNVDALREVGGTLIRSGTAYAVPFTWFEAVGDHSADMGHGGPLETALLRHVDPDLVREDRIDEARAGRADGWGEWTSHTNLAYDAAEFTDNGVVGDPADGDARRGEELLDLAADALVRLLETIAERDVARPEDRS, from the coding sequence ATGGACCTCTCCGATGCGACGTGGACCGACGTGCGCGACGCCGACACCGAACTCGCGGTCGTCCCCGTCGGGAGCACGGAACAGCACGGCCCCCACGCGCCGCTCGGGACCGACGTGATCGGGGCCGAGGCCGTCGCCGACGCCGCCCTCGATCGAACCGATCGCGAGGTCGTCCGGGCACCCGCGATCCCGGTCGGGATCGCCGCGGAACACCGCCAGTTCCCCGGAACGATGTGGGTCTCCGAAGACACGTTCCGGGACTACGTCGGCGAGGCCGTCGAGAGCCTCGCCCACCACGGCCTCGACCGGGTCGTCCTCGTCAACGGCCACGGCGGGAACGTCGACGCCCTGCGGGAGGTCGGGGGGACCCTGATCCGATCGGGAACGGCCTACGCCGTCCCGTTCACGTGGTTCGAGGCCGTCGGCGACCACTCGGCCGACATGGGCCACGGCGGCCCGCTCGAGACGGCACTGTTGCGCCACGTCGACCCGGACCTCGTCCGCGAGGATCGGATCGACGAGGCACGGGCGGGGCGAGCCGACGGCTGGGGAGAATGGACGAGTCACACGAATCTGGCCTACGACGCCGCGGAGTTTACCGACAACGGCGTCGTCGGCGATCCGGCCGACGGCGACGCCCGACGCGGCGAAGAACTGCTCGACCTGGCTGCGGATGCGCTCGTTCGACTCCTCGAGACGATCGCCGAACGCGACGTCGCCCGGCCCGAAGACCGATCGTAG
- a CDS encoding DUF5789 family protein, translating into MSNEDRELGVELGDLQAELESQEYPVSQDDLLDEYGDERIGMGEETMTLEELIGPLNEDEYRDYGEVEQAIMNMVSDDAIGRKNYSDRTPPAAGEDRQDEGAPEQEGQREQESF; encoded by the coding sequence ATGAGTAACGAGGATCGCGAACTCGGCGTCGAACTCGGTGACCTTCAGGCGGAACTCGAGAGTCAGGAGTATCCCGTCAGTCAGGACGACCTGCTCGACGAATACGGCGACGAGCGGATCGGCATGGGCGAGGAGACGATGACCCTCGAGGAACTCATCGGGCCCCTGAACGAGGACGAGTACCGGGACTACGGCGAGGTCGAGCAGGCGATCATGAACATGGTCAGCGACGACGCGATCGGGCGGAAGAACTACAGCGATCGGACGCCGCCGGCGGCGGGCGAAGACAGGCAGGACGAGGGGGCACCGGAACAGGAGGGGCAGCGCGAACAGGAGTCGTTCTGA